In a single window of the Limnochorda sp. L945t genome:
- a CDS encoding TlpA family protein disulfide reductase, which produces MAPVRSTQARASWWRWGLPFLLLVVATGASLLLAQLRTRPLSPAGASLSTPGAIVSNGTQPAAAGTPDQALAAGTDVPVVGSPAPDFVLEDIQGRKVRLQDLQGKPVLINFWATWCPPCREEMPHIEEFHRKYGDRVTVLGVDVGESPQKVKDFLGRGKYSWRFALDESGEVMQKYLVFAIPTSFFLDKDGVIRAKFIGPMQPAHLRDFARQAGAEL; this is translated from the coding sequence GTGGCACCTGTACGGAGCACGCAGGCTCGCGCAAGCTGGTGGCGATGGGGGTTGCCTTTCCTGCTCCTCGTCGTGGCGACGGGCGCCTCGCTGCTCCTGGCCCAGCTCCGCACCCGGCCACTGTCACCGGCCGGCGCTTCCCTTTCGACTCCAGGCGCCATTGTATCAAACGGGACGCAGCCCGCGGCCGCGGGCACCCCCGATCAGGCGCTGGCCGCCGGAACAGACGTGCCGGTCGTGGGATCGCCGGCTCCCGACTTCGTGCTCGAGGACATCCAGGGGCGCAAGGTGAGGCTGCAGGATCTGCAGGGCAAGCCCGTGCTCATCAACTTCTGGGCCACGTGGTGTCCCCCTTGCCGCGAGGAGATGCCCCACATCGAAGAGTTTCACCGGAAGTACGGCGACCGGGTCACGGTGCTGGGGGTGGACGTGGGAGAGTCCCCCCAGAAGGTGAAGGACTTCCTGGGCCGTGGGAAGTACTCGTGGCGCTTCGCGCTGGACGAATCGGGCGAAGTGATGCAGAAGTACCTGGTCTTCGCCATCCCCACTTCCTTCTTCCTCGACAAGGACGGCGTGATCCGGGCCAAGTTCATAGGGCCGATGCAGCCGGCCCACCTCCGCGACTTCGCCCGCCAGGCGGGGGCCGAGCTGTGA
- a CDS encoding cytochrome c biogenesis CcdA family protein, producing MTSGDTGLTGTTLGLAFTAGLVSLLSPCVLALVPAYLGYLGSSAVGRAGRWHLLVRSLLFVLGFSLLFVALGASATALGQTLRTHQVLVRQVAGVLVVLLGLHQIGLLRFGFLDVERRLVRQMPGTASKGSDPAAGGRRRFFEEAMAHLTGGPWGALFVGMAFAAGWSPCVGPVLASILLLAGTTQTVWAGMGLLAVYAAGMALPFLAMAAAMQGGSRKAVRFLGRHGAWIERASGALLVVIGVMLYTNFFFRLPGYLNYYQWLGL from the coding sequence GTGACGAGCGGCGACACGGGACTCACCGGGACGACCCTCGGGCTCGCGTTCACGGCGGGCCTCGTCTCGCTCCTCTCCCCGTGCGTCCTGGCCCTGGTGCCGGCTTATCTGGGGTATCTGGGGAGCTCGGCCGTCGGGCGGGCAGGACGGTGGCACCTCCTGGTCCGCAGCCTGCTCTTCGTGCTGGGCTTCTCCTTGCTCTTCGTCGCGCTGGGGGCGTCGGCCACGGCGCTCGGCCAGACGCTACGGACGCACCAGGTGCTGGTGCGGCAGGTGGCGGGCGTGCTGGTAGTGTTGCTGGGGCTGCACCAGATAGGGCTTCTCCGCTTTGGCTTCCTCGACGTGGAGAGGCGGCTCGTCCGGCAGATGCCGGGCACCGCCTCGAAGGGCTCCGACCCCGCTGCCGGCGGGCGGCGGCGTTTCTTCGAAGAGGCGATGGCCCACTTGACCGGCGGCCCGTGGGGAGCGCTCTTCGTCGGCATGGCCTTCGCGGCCGGTTGGTCGCCGTGCGTGGGCCCGGTGCTGGCCTCGATCCTGCTGCTCGCCGGCACCACGCAGACCGTCTGGGCCGGGATGGGGTTGCTCGCCGTCTACGCCGCCGGGATGGCGCTGCCCTTCCTGGCCATGGCGGCCGCGATGCAGGGCGGCTCGCGCAAGGCCGTGCGCTTCCTGGGGCGCCACGGCGCCTGGATCGAGCGGGCCAGCGGGGCGCTCCTCGTCGTCATCGGCGTGATGCTCTACACCAACTTCTTCTTCCGGCTGCCCGGCTACCTCAACTACTACCAGTGGCTGGGGCTGTAG
- a CDS encoding DUF2203 domain-containing protein yields the protein MPAQRVFTIAEANALVPFLTETMTALQRLYRESKAAHREVQLCEAVGQGADGRWIMEVDHREATERLHRAVEQMKSLIQQVHEHGCQIKHLEMGLVDFPSRLFGEEVLLCWKLGEPSIEYYHGTADGFAGRRRIPPDILRRAARPRRQRRAM from the coding sequence TTGCCGGCCCAGCGGGTGTTCACCATAGCGGAAGCCAACGCGTTGGTCCCGTTCCTGACGGAGACGATGACGGCACTGCAGCGCCTCTACCGCGAGAGCAAGGCAGCCCACCGGGAGGTACAGCTCTGCGAGGCGGTGGGTCAGGGCGCCGATGGCCGCTGGATCATGGAGGTGGACCACCGGGAGGCTACGGAGCGCCTCCACCGGGCCGTCGAGCAGATGAAGAGCCTGATCCAGCAGGTCCACGAGCACGGGTGCCAGATCAAGCACCTGGAGATGGGCCTCGTCGACTTCCCCTCCCGCCTGTTCGGCGAAGAGGTCCTCTTGTGCTGGAAGCTCGGCGAGCCGTCGATCGAGTACTACCACGGCACGGCCGACGGCTTCGCCGGACGGCGGCGGATCCCGCCCGACATCCTGCGCCGCGCGGCGAGGCCCAGGCGTCAGCGCCGGGCCATGTGA
- a CDS encoding DUF72 domain-containing protein: protein MATAFREGKGVRESAMILVGTAGYAYDDWKGPFYPRDLKPADYLPYYARFFRFTEINATYYRQPTPFMLDRLAKKTPEGFEFAVKAFSGITHERGDLAQARQFREALVPLEQAGKLACVLLQFPHSFRPSAQAWDYLRAVREALEGVAVSVEFRFRGWVEGEATFERLRQIGAGFVAVDEPRFSSLIPPVARATSSIGYVRFHGRNREKWWHHEHPYERYDYLYSMEELAEWIPRLRSMEEATTRLYVAMNNHYQAKAVINARMIQQLLGLTPAEPAPGPATS from the coding sequence GTGGCGACGGCGTTCCGGGAGGGAAAGGGTGTGCGAGAAAGCGCCATGATCCTCGTCGGTACCGCAGGTTACGCGTATGACGATTGGAAGGGCCCCTTCTACCCCCGGGACCTCAAGCCTGCCGACTATCTCCCTTACTACGCCCGGTTCTTCCGCTTCACGGAGATCAATGCCACGTACTACCGGCAGCCCACCCCGTTCATGCTGGACAGGCTCGCCAAGAAGACCCCGGAAGGCTTCGAGTTCGCCGTCAAGGCTTTCTCGGGTATCACGCACGAGCGGGGGGATCTTGCCCAGGCCCGGCAGTTCCGCGAGGCGCTCGTCCCGCTCGAGCAGGCGGGCAAGCTGGCCTGCGTGCTGCTGCAGTTCCCCCACAGCTTCCGGCCCTCGGCCCAGGCCTGGGATTACTTGCGGGCCGTCCGCGAGGCGCTGGAGGGGGTGGCGGTGTCGGTGGAGTTCCGGTTCCGGGGGTGGGTCGAAGGGGAAGCGACCTTCGAGCGCTTGCGGCAGATCGGAGCGGGGTTCGTCGCGGTGGACGAGCCCCGCTTCTCCTCGCTCATCCCGCCGGTCGCCAGGGCCACCAGTTCCATCGGCTACGTGCGCTTCCACGGGCGCAACCGGGAGAAGTGGTGGCACCACGAACACCCGTACGAGCGCTATGATTACCTTTACTCCATGGAGGAGCTGGCGGAGTGGATCCCCCGCCTGCGCTCCATGGAGGAGGCCACGACCCGGCTATACGTCGCCATGAACAACCACTACCAGGCCAAGGCCGTCATCAACGCGCGCATGATCCAGCAACTGCTCGGCCTCACCCCTGCGGAGCCGGCGCCTGGCCCTGCAACCTCGTGA
- a CDS encoding phosphotransacetylase family protein translates to MGTGPLRLRVLLTGSAGSGKTALCVGLVQALRKRGLQAGYVKPVANVATFSDSRDPDVSLMQAVLGAELVGDVRITLGPNYLTRYRPDRSHLSQVVAEVERLSGQVDVLFVESPTSPQAGAALGIDSFELARALSASALMVDHVRDDLEFDVMVVRNQHMRCRGVSIGGNVFNNVPLAAWEKSLSVYKPLLEGMGFPVIGVVPQRMEITAPTAGEIKEYLDAELLAGQKGLSRPIEDIVVGAMSFESALRYLRRATNKAVVTGGDRSDLALAALETSTSVIILTGGLFPNVEVLEQAEQKGVPVLLVPGDTYSTVDRLGRISRRLAPEDEESIRVARDLVASHVDVDAFLTRLQGQAPAPQG, encoded by the coding sequence ATGGGTACGGGACCGCTCAGGCTCCGGGTGTTGCTGACGGGTTCGGCCGGCAGCGGCAAGACAGCGCTTTGCGTGGGGCTCGTCCAGGCTCTGCGCAAGCGGGGGCTGCAGGCCGGCTACGTCAAACCCGTCGCCAACGTCGCCACCTTCAGTGACAGCCGGGATCCGGACGTCTCGTTGATGCAGGCGGTGCTGGGCGCCGAGCTGGTCGGGGACGTGCGCATCACGCTGGGCCCCAACTACCTTACCCGCTATCGTCCCGACCGATCCCACCTGTCGCAGGTCGTGGCGGAAGTCGAGAGGCTCTCCGGGCAGGTCGACGTGCTGTTCGTCGAGAGCCCGACCTCACCGCAGGCGGGGGCGGCTCTCGGCATCGACTCGTTCGAGCTGGCTCGCGCCCTTTCGGCCAGTGCCCTCATGGTGGACCACGTGCGGGACGACCTGGAGTTCGACGTGATGGTCGTGCGCAACCAGCACATGCGCTGCCGGGGCGTGTCCATCGGCGGCAACGTCTTCAACAACGTGCCGCTGGCGGCGTGGGAGAAGAGCCTCAGCGTCTACAAGCCGCTGCTCGAGGGCATGGGCTTCCCGGTGATCGGCGTGGTGCCGCAGCGCATGGAGATTACCGCGCCGACCGCCGGCGAGATCAAGGAGTACCTCGACGCCGAGCTCTTGGCGGGCCAGAAGGGGCTCTCCCGCCCCATCGAGGACATCGTGGTCGGGGCCATGAGCTTCGAGAGCGCCCTGCGCTACCTGCGGCGGGCGACCAACAAGGCCGTGGTGACCGGCGGGGACCGGTCGGACCTGGCGCTGGCGGCCCTCGAGACCAGCACGTCGGTCATCATCCTGACGGGCGGGCTCTTCCCCAACGTCGAGGTGCTGGAGCAGGCCGAGCAGAAGGGCGTGCCGGTGCTGCTGGTACCCGGCGACACCTACTCCACGGTGGACCGCCTGGGGCGCATCAGCCGCAGGCTGGCGCCCGAAGACGAGGAAAGCATCCGGGTCGCCCGGGACCTGGTGGCCTCCCACGTGGACGTCGACGCGTTCCTCACGAGGTTGCAGGGCCAGGCGCCGGCTCCGCAGGGGTGA
- a CDS encoding DUF502 domain-containing protein, whose protein sequence is MRWFRRSFITGLVVLLPVIVTGYILWFGFNLLDGWWRSLFVLFLGYTVPGAGAVLTVVVTVAIGAIATNVIGRQLISLGERLLGRIPLVRSIYTTAKQVVDVFAGGQKEGFQRVVLVEYPRRGIYTIGFLTAPAAPASTRDATGEDLWSVFVPTSPNPTTGWVALVPPSQCRPVDMSIDEAFRIIVSGGVLVNHGASSPGTANSHARPPATAPATGSS, encoded by the coding sequence ATGCGCTGGTTTCGGCGTTCGTTCATCACCGGGCTCGTGGTGCTGCTGCCCGTCATCGTGACGGGTTACATCCTGTGGTTCGGTTTCAACCTGCTCGACGGGTGGTGGCGGAGCCTCTTCGTGCTGTTCCTCGGCTACACGGTGCCGGGGGCCGGGGCCGTCTTGACCGTCGTCGTCACGGTGGCCATCGGGGCCATCGCCACCAACGTGATCGGGCGGCAGCTCATCTCGCTGGGCGAGCGGTTGCTGGGCCGCATTCCACTCGTCCGGAGCATCTACACGACGGCCAAGCAAGTGGTCGACGTGTTCGCAGGCGGGCAAAAGGAGGGGTTTCAGCGGGTGGTACTGGTGGAGTACCCCCGGCGGGGCATCTATACTATCGGCTTCCTGACCGCCCCTGCCGCACCCGCCTCGACCCGTGACGCGACGGGGGAAGACCTGTGGTCGGTCTTCGTGCCCACCTCGCCCAACCCCACTACGGGCTGGGTCGCTCTGGTGCCCCCCAGCCAGTGCCGCCCGGTCGACATGAGCATCGACGAGGCCTTCCGCATCATCGTATCGGGCGGAGTGCTCGTCAACCACGGGGCCAGCAGCCCCGGGACCGCCAACTCCCATGCACGCCCGCCGGCTACAGCCCCAGCCACTGGTAGTAGTTGA